The following is a genomic window from Pseudomonas sp. FP2335.
AGCGCCGCAAACAGGTAGTAATAGAGATACACCGAAGGCAGGCGCAGGCCGAACAGTTCCTGGGTGCGGCCCAGGTTGACGCCGAGCAGGTTGACCGGGTCGACCTGGGCGATGCCCTTGGGCCCATTGGTGATGTTTACCGGGCGATCGAGGTTGCGCAGCAGGATGCGGATGATTTCGCCGAAACCCAGGGTGACGATGGCCAGGTAGTCGCCGCGCAGGCGCAAGGTCGGCGCGCCCAATACCACGCCGCACCCGGCGGCGAGCAACGCGCCCAACGGCAGGATCAGCCAGATCGAGGTGTGCATGCCCGCCGGCAACCACGCCGCCAGCGCGGGAAACTGTTGCAGCAGATGGGGCGACGAGAGCAGCGCGGCGAGGTAGGCGCCCACCGCGTAGAACGCGATGAAGCCCATGTCCAGCAGCCCGGCGTAACCGACCACGATGTTCAACCCGAGGGCGAGCATGATGTACAGCAGGGCAAAATCCAGGGTGCGCACCCAGGTGTTGCCGCCGGCGTGGCCGACGATCCACGGCGCCAGCACCAGGGCCACGGCGAACAGCAGCAGGCCGAGGCTCGCGCGCTGGTTGGGGGTCAGGGAGTTGATCATGCGCGGCTCGCCAAACGTTCACCCAACAACCCGGAAGGACGCAATACCAGCACCGCGATCAACACGATGAAGGCGAACACATCCTGGTAATTACTGCCAAACACGCCGTTGGTGGCCGCGCCCAGATAGCCGGTACCGAGGGCTTCGATCAACCCCAGCAGCAAGCCGCCCAGCATGGCGCCCTTGAGGTTGCCGATGCCACCCAGCACCGCAGCGGTGAAGGCCTTGATGCCCGGCAAGAAGCCCATGTAGAAATGCGCGCTGCCGTAGTTGCTGGCCATCATGATCCCGGCGAGCGCTGCCAATGCGCCGCCGATGGCAAAGGTGATGACGATCACGCGATTGGGGCTGATGCCCATCAGGCTGGCGACTTGCGGGTTCTCTGCCACGGCGCGCATGGCGCGACCGAAGCGCGTGCGCTCCACCAGCACCAGCAGCGCGGCCATCACTGACAGGGCGATGGCAATCGTCGTCAGCGCCGTGACGTTGGTGATCGCCGGATGCGCGCAGGCGCCGGGCAACACTTCAATCGGCTCCAGCGGCAACAGTTGCGGGAACATCTGCGGGTTGCGGGTCCACACCAGCATGGCGATGGTTTGCAGCAGCAACGACACACCGATACCGCTGATCAACGGCGCCAGACGTGGGGCATGGCGCAAGCGACGGTAGGCGACACGTTCGATCACCACCGCGAGAACTGCGCAAAACGCCATGGCGACGACAGTGGCGCCGAGCAGCACCAGCACTGGCGGCAAAGCGGGCCAGGTCGCCTGCAACAAGCGGATTACCGACAGGCCCACCAGCGCGCCGATCATCAACACATCGCCATGGGCAAAGTTGATGATGCGCAAGATGCCGTAGACCATGGTGTAACCCAGGGCCACCAGCGCGTAGAGACTGCCCGTCATCAAACCATTGAGCAGTTGTTGGATAAACCCATCCATGAAAACCGTCGACCTCAGTGCGTACAGGGGCGGCACACTAAGCATCTATTCTGTTTTTATCAAATAACAGAAAGTCATATGGTTATATCAAGCTTAAAACAGGCTATTTATGCCGAAAATACGGCGCTTATGGCTCTTTATTTGTGGATTGAGTTGGTATTTAATTCAACACATGAATAAATCAGAACAGTTAGCCAATGACCCTCCCCTGCGCGCCGTGCGCACGTTCGAAGCCTTTGCCCGTCATGGCGGGGTGAATGCCGCCGCGCGCGCGCTGGACGTTTCCGCCTCGGCCATCAGCCATCAACTGCACTTGCTGGAAGACTTCCTGCAGCAGCCGCTGACATTGCGTCAAGGCCGCAACCTGGTGCTTACCGACGAAGGCCGCGAGTACTACCGCGCCATCCGTTCGGCGTTTGCGGTGCTGCGCAGTGCCACCGAACATGTGCGCGAAAAAAGCGCCACGCGCCAGGTGACCATCAGCCTGATCCCACTGTTTGGCATCAACCTGTTTATCCCGCGTTTGGCGAGTTTCCTGAAGGACCACCCGGCACTGGACATCAACGTGACCTATGCCAACCACCGCAGCTACCCGAGTGACGCGGCCGACCTGTCGATCCGTTTCGGCACCGGGCACTGGCCGGGCTATCACAGTGAGCCGCTGATTTCTGGCGCGGTCACGCCCTATTGCAGCCGCGCCTTCCTGGCGCAACACGGGCCGATCGACACGCCCGCGGCGCTGAGTGAACTGCCGCTGCTGCACGACGAAGAGCGCGGCACCTGGGGCCAATGGTTCGAGGCCGCCGAGGTGGATGCCACGGCGTTGAATGGGTTGTTGCTGGAAGACGGCCAACTGGCGCTGACCGCCACCCTCACCGGCCTGGGCTGCGCACTGCTGCGCGAGCCGCTGGTGGCACCGCTGGTGGCCAGTGGCGAGCTGGTGAAGCTGTTTGAACTGGAAGTGAATGATGGCCGCCAGTACTACCTGTGTCGGCGGGCCAACAGTGAGTTGTCGAGCGAGGGCAATGACTTGTATGACTGGATCAAGCGCAGCTTGGTTGCCGCCTGAGCCGTGTGAAGATCCGCATCTTGAATTGAGCCAGAGCTGAATTTAGCTGCTATTGTGCCGCGCTCTGAAAAACCGCCGAACCTGCGAGGAAATGCACGTTGAACACTGACGAAAAAATGACCGGGGACCTGTTCGAGGTGGATAAGCGCCTGTCACTCAAACCCGTGGTGGACTTCAACAGCTACCTGCGCACAGCGTTCGGCGACGGCCCGTGCACCTGCATCCGCTGCACCGCCAGCCAGGGCGATGAAAGCGGCTATGCGTTCCAGCACACCTTTACCTTTGACGGCAAACCCACCCACCGTCGCTTCGCCACCACCTCGGGCAGCGATGTGTTGCAGGTGTTGAAGAAGGCGTGGTTGTCGTACACCAAGGCTGAGTTGCCACTCAGTGGCGTACTGGCACTGGAGACGGTGAAGGAGTTTGTCGAGCCGCAATTGCACAAGCGTC
Proteins encoded in this region:
- a CDS encoding branched-chain amino acid ABC transporter permease, whose translation is MINSLTPNQRASLGLLLFAVALVLAPWIVGHAGGNTWVRTLDFALLYIMLALGLNIVVGYAGLLDMGFIAFYAVGAYLAALLSSPHLLQQFPALAAWLPAGMHTSIWLILPLGALLAAGCGVVLGAPTLRLRGDYLAIVTLGFGEIIRILLRNLDRPVNITNGPKGIAQVDPVNLLGVNLGRTQELFGLRLPSVYLYYYLFAALVLLILFACIRLEHSRIGRAWVAIREDEDAAQAMGINTVRLKLLAFAIGAAFGGVSGALFASFQGFVSPESFTLNESIAVLAMVVLGGMGHIPGVILGCVLLAALPEALRASMGPLQQALFGQVLVDPEIIRQLFYGLALILAMLYRPAGLWPKGVAR
- a CDS encoding branched-chain amino acid ABC transporter permease, whose product is MDGFIQQLLNGLMTGSLYALVALGYTMVYGILRIINFAHGDVLMIGALVGLSVIRLLQATWPALPPVLVLLGATVVAMAFCAVLAVVIERVAYRRLRHAPRLAPLISGIGVSLLLQTIAMLVWTRNPQMFPQLLPLEPIEVLPGACAHPAITNVTALTTIAIALSVMAALLVLVERTRFGRAMRAVAENPQVASLMGISPNRVIVITFAIGGALAALAGIMMASNYGSAHFYMGFLPGIKAFTAAVLGGIGNLKGAMLGGLLLGLIEALGTGYLGAATNGVFGSNYQDVFAFIVLIAVLVLRPSGLLGERLASRA
- a CDS encoding LysR substrate-binding domain-containing protein yields the protein MNKSEQLANDPPLRAVRTFEAFARHGGVNAAARALDVSASAISHQLHLLEDFLQQPLTLRQGRNLVLTDEGREYYRAIRSAFAVLRSATEHVREKSATRQVTISLIPLFGINLFIPRLASFLKDHPALDINVTYANHRSYPSDAADLSIRFGTGHWPGYHSEPLISGAVTPYCSRAFLAQHGPIDTPAALSELPLLHDEERGTWGQWFEAAEVDATALNGLLLEDGQLALTATLTGLGCALLREPLVAPLVASGELVKLFELEVNDGRQYYLCRRANSELSSEGNDLYDWIKRSLVAA